One Frankia alni ACN14a DNA window includes the following coding sequences:
- a CDS encoding UDP-N-acetylmuramoyl-tripeptide--D-alanyl-D-alanine ligase codes for MIPLTLAEVAVATGGRLDAVADPAAVVGAVAVDSRQVGPGTLFVALVGARSDGHDFAAAAVAAGAPAVLAARPLGVPAVVVADPSAALAALAAHVRDIARATVVAVTGSAGKTTTKDLLADLLAELGPTVAAPGSFNNEIGLPLTLLRTEPDTAFVVLEMGARGLGHIATLCAVARPSVGAVLNVGSAHVGEYTDGRLGIAAAKGELAEAAQDAVILNADDPLVAAMAPRARGEVITFGEDAAADVRGAGVRVDPLGHASFDLLAGGERHRVTLGLVGAHQVPNALAAAAVALRLGLSPARTAAALGAARARSRWRMEVTRTAAGVVVVNDAYNANPESMRAALATLVDMRGAGRAIAVLGGMGELGDAADDAHDALGRLAVRLGIDQVIAVGPAARRIHLAASLEGSWDGESRWVADADEAVATVVALARPDDVVLVKASRSYGLERVAEDVVTRFGVVGAGIEGA; via the coding sequence ATGATCCCGCTGACCCTCGCCGAGGTCGCCGTGGCGACCGGCGGACGCCTCGACGCGGTCGCCGACCCGGCCGCCGTGGTCGGCGCCGTCGCCGTGGACTCCCGTCAGGTCGGCCCCGGCACGCTGTTCGTCGCCCTGGTCGGCGCCCGCTCCGACGGGCACGACTTCGCCGCCGCGGCGGTGGCCGCGGGGGCGCCGGCGGTGCTCGCCGCCCGGCCGCTCGGCGTGCCGGCGGTCGTCGTGGCCGACCCGTCCGCCGCCCTCGCCGCCCTCGCGGCGCACGTGCGCGACATCGCCCGCGCCACCGTCGTCGCCGTCACCGGCTCGGCGGGCAAGACCACGACCAAGGATCTGCTGGCGGACCTGCTCGCCGAGCTCGGCCCGACCGTGGCCGCGCCCGGGTCGTTCAACAACGAGATCGGCCTGCCGCTGACGCTGCTGCGCACCGAACCGGACACCGCGTTCGTCGTGCTGGAGATGGGCGCGCGCGGCCTCGGGCACATCGCCACGCTGTGCGCGGTGGCCCGCCCGTCCGTCGGGGCGGTGCTCAACGTCGGCAGCGCGCACGTCGGCGAGTACACCGACGGCCGGCTCGGCATCGCCGCGGCCAAGGGGGAGCTCGCCGAGGCCGCCCAGGACGCCGTCATCCTCAACGCCGACGACCCGCTGGTGGCGGCGATGGCGCCGCGGGCGCGTGGCGAGGTCATCACCTTCGGCGAGGACGCCGCGGCGGACGTGCGCGGCGCCGGCGTCCGCGTCGACCCGCTGGGGCACGCCTCGTTCGACCTGCTCGCCGGCGGCGAGCGCCACCGGGTCACCCTCGGCCTCGTCGGCGCGCACCAGGTGCCCAACGCCCTCGCCGCGGCGGCCGTCGCCCTGCGCCTCGGCCTGAGCCCCGCGCGGACCGCGGCGGCGCTCGGCGCGGCGCGGGCGCGCAGCCGCTGGCGGATGGAGGTCACCCGGACCGCCGCCGGGGTCGTCGTCGTCAACGACGCCTACAACGCCAACCCCGAGTCGATGCGCGCCGCCCTGGCGACGCTGGTCGACATGCGCGGGGCGGGCCGGGCGATCGCGGTGCTCGGGGGCATGGGGGAGCTCGGCGACGCCGCCGACGACGCGCACGACGCGCTCGGCCGGCTCGCCGTCCGGCTCGGGATCGACCAGGTGATCGCGGTGGGGCCGGCGGCTCGGCGCATCCACCTCGCGGCGTCGCTGGAGGGTTCCTGGGACGGCGAGTCGAGGTGGGTGGCGGACGCCGACGAGGCGGTGGCGACGGTGGTCGCGCTCGCCCGGCCGGACGACGTCGTGCTGGTCAAGGCCAGCCGGTCCTACGGTCTGGAGCGCGTCGCCGAGGACGTGGTGACGAGGTTCGGCGTGGTCGGCGCCGGGATCGAGGGGGCATGA
- a CDS encoding UDP-N-acetylmuramoyl-L-alanyl-D-glutamate--2,6-diaminopimelate ligase: protein MTPPAPRPAAPTACGLADLRAVLTAAQLPPAPAPLPAGPGPDAAAPAAPAAPAGPGSDAVVRGVTHDSRRVAPGDLYAALPGAHVHGADFAAAAIARGAVAVLTDAEGARRIAAAGGPAAALPVLVSADPRRDLAPVAARIHGDPSAGLRLLGVTGTNGKTTTAFLLDAGLRAAGHTTGLIGTVETRIAGDRLASAHTTPEASDLQALLATMVERGVDAATMEVSSHALAQHRADALHFAGALFTNLSQDHLDFHPTMADYFEAKASLFVPGRAAAAVIGVGDEWGRRLAARRPDAVTFAVDGPADWTARDVTAGPTGSELLAAGPGGERVELSVPLPGVFNIANALGALALLVAVGVDPAAAAAGIGALPGVPGRMERVDAGQPFLALVDFAHTPDAVTTLLATVRPLVKGRIIVVLGCGGDRDRGKRPLMGAAAATLADLAILTNDNPRSEDPADILAAMLAGVPTAARAAGRVLVEPDRAAAIAAAVAAAGPQDAVVVAGKGHESGQEQAGVVTPFDDRVVLRAALDAAARG from the coding sequence GTGACCCCACCGGCACCCCGACCGGCCGCCCCGACGGCGTGCGGCCTGGCTGATCTGCGCGCGGTGCTCACGGCCGCGCAACTCCCACCGGCGCCGGCCCCGCTGCCCGCCGGCCCTGGTCCGGACGCCGCCGCGCCCGCCGCGCCCGCCGCGCCCGCCGGACCCGGATCGGACGCGGTGGTGCGCGGCGTCACCCACGACTCCCGCCGGGTGGCGCCCGGCGACCTCTACGCGGCCCTGCCGGGCGCGCACGTGCACGGCGCCGACTTCGCCGCCGCCGCGATCGCCCGCGGCGCGGTGGCGGTGCTCACCGACGCCGAGGGCGCGCGGCGCATCGCCGCCGCGGGTGGGCCGGCGGCCGCGCTGCCGGTGCTCGTCAGCGCCGACCCGCGCCGCGACCTCGCCCCGGTGGCGGCCCGCATCCACGGCGATCCGTCGGCGGGGCTGCGCCTGCTCGGTGTCACCGGGACCAACGGCAAGACGACGACCGCGTTCCTCCTCGACGCCGGGCTGCGGGCCGCCGGCCACACCACCGGGCTGATCGGCACGGTGGAGACCCGCATCGCCGGGGACCGGCTGGCCAGCGCCCACACCACCCCGGAGGCCAGCGACCTGCAGGCGCTGCTGGCGACGATGGTCGAACGGGGCGTGGACGCCGCCACCATGGAGGTCTCCAGCCACGCGCTGGCCCAGCACCGGGCGGACGCGCTGCACTTCGCCGGGGCGCTGTTCACCAACCTCAGCCAGGACCATCTCGACTTCCATCCCACGATGGCGGACTACTTCGAGGCGAAGGCGTCGCTGTTCGTTCCCGGCCGGGCGGCGGCCGCGGTGATCGGCGTGGGCGACGAGTGGGGCCGGCGGCTAGCGGCCCGCCGCCCGGACGCGGTCACCTTCGCCGTCGACGGCCCCGCCGACTGGACGGCCCGCGACGTCACCGCCGGCCCCACCGGCAGCGAGCTGCTGGCCGCCGGGCCGGGCGGCGAGCGGGTGGAGCTGTCCGTCCCGCTGCCCGGGGTGTTCAACATCGCCAATGCGCTGGGTGCGTTGGCGCTGCTGGTGGCCGTCGGGGTCGACCCGGCCGCCGCCGCCGCCGGGATCGGTGCGCTGCCCGGCGTGCCGGGCCGGATGGAGCGGGTCGACGCCGGCCAGCCGTTCCTGGCACTGGTCGACTTCGCCCACACCCCGGACGCGGTCACGACGCTGCTGGCGACCGTCCGTCCCCTGGTGAAGGGAAGAATCATCGTCGTGCTCGGCTGCGGCGGGGACCGCGACCGCGGCAAGCGCCCGCTCATGGGCGCCGCCGCGGCCACGCTCGCCGACCTCGCGATCCTCACCAACGACAACCCGCGCTCGGAGGACCCGGCGGACATCCTCGCCGCGATGCTCGCCGGGGTGCCGACCGCCGCGCGCGCGGCGGGCCGGGTGCTGGTCGAACCGGACCGGGCCGCCGCGATCGCCGCGGCCGTCGCCGCCGCCGGCCCGCAGGATGCCGTCGTCGTCGCCGGCAAGGGGCACGAGTCCGGACAGGAACAGGCCGGGGTGGTGACCCCGTTCGACGACCGGGTGGTGCTGCGCGCGGCGCTGGACGCGGCGGCCCGCGGATGA
- a CDS encoding peptidoglycan D,D-transpeptidase FtsI family protein, with protein sequence MTPPPASVHGGRLRRDDDPDRGPADDGDHDDPGRPRSPSGLRTARPRGAQEHPRARRGGSGAARGGTRGRGRAGAARGHDGRYRDHEAFDHDARDHDARDHDARDHDARDYDYDDALDYDDALDRDAAVDHDGLGYDGLDRRVRARSGAGTAGRRVYRPGALPRGAGAGRGRYVRGGGGAGGGRRPPRPPVRRSYRLSSPRRRLRVTIVFMCALLGILALRLTQLQGFSASTYAAQAEKERLRTIVLPAVRGAITDRSGHTLAQHVELRAVYANPTNVRDVAATAAKLAPVLDDSVPRLTKLLTDPTRHIKFVYLARGLNPDVAKKVSALELHGIGITEERGRTYPAGPLAANVVGFMRRGDGDVLEGAGGLELEYDKVLRGTDGMRVLEANPEGIEIPSGHGRQRDPVPGSALRLTLDRDIQWNAQQAIANAVRSSEADGGTVVVMDPRTGDVLAMADAPEFDPRNITPRDQPALGNRSTRDAYEPGSVNKVITMAAALDRGLITAQTPLTVPPSIIRGGVAIKDSEPHGVEHLTTAGVLARSSNIGTVEVSERVGRAGMEQALRAFGLGAKTGLDFPGEGSGLLPAAKDWSGSQAATISYGQGMSATALQMASVYATVANGGVRVTPRLVDAVTGPDRTVQVTPHPPGQRVISAQTAATLSRMLETVATNEGTAPLAEVPGYRVAGKTGTAYRPDPVHGGYQGYTSSFIGFAPADDPKVVVEVVLDNPKKGYFGGQVAAPVFQGVMSFALTTLGVPQPTTKPTPLVLDLDK encoded by the coding sequence GTGACCCCACCGCCGGCCTCCGTGCACGGCGGACGGTTGCGCCGTGACGACGATCCGGATCGGGGCCCGGCGGACGACGGGGATCACGACGATCCGGGCCGCCCCCGCAGCCCGTCGGGCCTGCGGACCGCCAGGCCCCGCGGCGCCCAGGAGCACCCGCGGGCGCGCCGGGGCGGCAGCGGCGCGGCCCGGGGCGGCACCCGGGGACGAGGCCGGGCGGGTGCCGCCCGCGGGCACGACGGCCGCTACCGCGACCACGAGGCCTTTGACCACGACGCCCGGGACCACGACGCCCGGGACCACGACGCCCGGGACCACGACGCCCGGGACTACGACTACGACGACGCCCTGGACTACGACGACGCCCTGGACCGCGACGCCGCCGTCGACCACGACGGCCTCGGCTACGACGGCCTCGACAGACGCGTTCGGGCGCGCAGCGGTGCCGGGACGGCGGGTCGCCGCGTGTATCGGCCGGGGGCGCTGCCCCGCGGCGCCGGTGCCGGCCGGGGCCGCTATGTCCGGGGCGGCGGGGGTGCGGGCGGTGGTCGTCGGCCACCGCGTCCCCCGGTCCGGCGCAGCTACCGGCTGAGCAGCCCGCGGCGGCGGCTGCGGGTGACGATCGTGTTCATGTGCGCGCTGCTCGGCATCCTCGCGCTGCGCCTGACCCAGCTCCAGGGCTTCTCCGCGTCGACCTACGCGGCGCAGGCCGAGAAGGAGCGGCTGCGCACGATCGTGCTGCCCGCGGTGCGCGGCGCCATCACCGACCGCTCCGGCCACACCCTCGCCCAGCACGTCGAGCTGCGCGCGGTCTACGCGAACCCGACGAACGTCCGGGACGTCGCCGCGACCGCGGCGAAGCTCGCCCCCGTGCTCGACGACAGCGTGCCACGGCTGACGAAGCTGCTGACGGACCCGACCAGGCACATCAAGTTCGTCTACCTGGCCCGCGGCCTGAACCCCGACGTCGCGAAGAAGGTCAGCGCCCTGGAGTTGCACGGTATCGGCATCACCGAGGAACGCGGCCGGACCTACCCGGCCGGTCCGCTGGCGGCCAACGTCGTCGGGTTCATGCGGCGCGGCGACGGGGACGTGCTGGAGGGCGCCGGCGGCCTGGAACTCGAGTACGACAAGGTGCTGCGGGGAACCGACGGCATGCGCGTGCTGGAGGCCAACCCGGAGGGCATCGAGATCCCCTCCGGTCACGGCCGGCAACGCGATCCCGTCCCCGGCTCGGCGCTGCGGCTCACCCTCGACCGCGACATCCAGTGGAACGCCCAGCAGGCCATCGCCAACGCGGTGCGGTCCTCCGAGGCCGACGGCGGCACGGTCGTGGTGATGGACCCCCGCACCGGCGACGTCCTCGCGATGGCCGACGCGCCCGAGTTCGACCCGCGCAACATCACCCCTCGGGACCAGCCGGCGCTGGGCAACCGCTCGACCCGGGACGCCTACGAGCCCGGCAGCGTCAACAAGGTGATCACGATGGCCGCCGCCCTCGATCGCGGCCTCATCACCGCCCAGACGCCGCTGACCGTCCCGCCGTCCATCATCCGCGGTGGGGTGGCCATCAAGGACTCCGAGCCGCACGGCGTCGAGCATCTGACCACCGCCGGGGTGCTGGCCCGCTCCAGCAACATCGGCACCGTGGAGGTCTCCGAGCGGGTCGGACGCGCGGGGATGGAACAGGCGCTGCGCGCCTTCGGCCTGGGCGCGAAGACGGGGCTGGACTTTCCCGGCGAGGGCAGCGGCCTGCTGCCGGCGGCGAAGGACTGGTCGGGCAGCCAGGCCGCGACGATCTCCTACGGGCAGGGTATGTCGGCGACGGCGCTGCAGATGGCGTCGGTCTACGCCACCGTCGCCAACGGCGGGGTGCGGGTCACCCCCCGGCTCGTCGACGCCGTCACCGGCCCGGACAGGACCGTTCAGGTCACCCCGCATCCCCCGGGCCAGCGGGTGATCAGCGCGCAGACCGCGGCGACGCTGAGCCGGATGCTGGAGACGGTCGCGACGAACGAGGGCACCGCGCCGCTTGCCGAGGTCCCCGGCTACCGGGTGGCCGGCAAGACCGGCACGGCGTACCGGCCGGATCCCGTGCACGGTGGCTACCAGGGGTACACCTCGTCGTTCATCGGCTTCGCGCCGGCCGACGACCCGAAGGTCGTCGTCGAGGTCGTCCTGGACAACCCGAAGAAGGGGTACTTCGGCGGTCAGGTCGCCGCGCCGGTGTTCCAGGGCGTGATGAGTTTCGCCCTGACCACCCTCGGTGTGCCGCAGCCGACGACGAAGCCGACGCCGCTCGTCCTCGACCTGGACAAGTAG
- a CDS encoding DUF58 domain-containing protein — protein sequence MRDFVAALRGLTVRGRSFLAAGAACAVSAIILGEQDLLRIGLLVASLPVLAAAVVCRTRYRLSCTRRLEPRRVTAGDRVSVRIQLENVSRSPSSALLVEDTTGSGLGGGARFVLDRIEPGGSRDLSYALRASVRGRYQIGPMAIRLGDPFGLCELSRSFRSLDELIVAPAVERLPPARPRASASVSAELRRATGLVGEDETTTRPYRSGDDLRKVHWKTTARSGELMVRREEHPQTGAAAILLDSRARAWPDSGPASAFEWAVSAVGGIGLHLVRGGYRVRLLTDRGQVTTAAGATVSGLLDELATLAPASAESLHPALAALRRPGGDRGGLLVAVLGHTEPAQITTLAAVRSRRAPAIAVLVDVTSWHPHPAAAADLAAARTTLTRAGWAVLVARQGMSLASVWPRVTALAGQGGFAGVGRADEGTGGGPAAATRTAATRTAGQPPRRAGR from the coding sequence GTGCGGGACTTTGTCGCGGCGCTGCGCGGCCTGACGGTCCGCGGCCGGTCCTTCCTCGCCGCGGGGGCGGCCTGCGCCGTGTCCGCGATCATTCTGGGTGAGCAGGACCTGCTGCGCATCGGGCTGCTCGTCGCGAGCCTGCCGGTGCTCGCGGCGGCGGTCGTCTGCCGCACCCGTTACCGGCTGTCCTGCACGCGCCGGCTCGAACCGCGCCGGGTCACCGCGGGCGATCGGGTGAGCGTGCGCATTCAGTTGGAGAACGTCAGCCGCTCGCCGTCGTCGGCGCTGCTGGTGGAGGACACGACCGGCTCCGGTCTGGGCGGCGGCGCCCGCTTCGTGCTCGACCGAATCGAGCCCGGCGGCAGCCGAGACCTCTCCTATGCCCTGCGCGCGTCGGTCCGCGGCCGCTACCAGATCGGGCCGATGGCGATCCGGCTCGGCGATCCGTTCGGGCTCTGCGAGCTGTCCCGCAGCTTCCGCAGCCTCGACGAGCTGATCGTCGCGCCCGCCGTGGAGCGGCTCCCGCCGGCCCGGCCGCGTGCCTCGGCCAGCGTGAGCGCCGAGCTGCGCCGGGCCACCGGCCTCGTCGGCGAGGACGAGACGACCACCCGGCCGTACCGGTCCGGCGACGACCTGCGCAAGGTGCACTGGAAGACGACGGCCCGCAGCGGCGAGCTGATGGTCCGGCGCGAGGAGCATCCGCAGACCGGCGCCGCGGCGATCCTGCTCGACTCCCGCGCGCGGGCCTGGCCGGACTCCGGCCCCGCCTCGGCGTTCGAATGGGCGGTCAGCGCCGTCGGCGGGATCGGGCTGCACCTGGTCCGCGGCGGCTATCGGGTCCGCCTGCTCACCGACCGGGGGCAGGTCACGACCGCGGCCGGCGCGACCGTCTCCGGGCTGCTCGACGAGCTGGCCACGCTCGCCCCGGCCAGCGCCGAGTCGCTGCACCCGGCGCTCGCCGCCCTGCGTCGCCCCGGCGGCGACCGGGGCGGCCTGCTCGTCGCCGTGCTCGGCCACACGGAGCCCGCCCAGATCACGACGCTGGCCGCGGTGCGCTCGCGCCGGGCCCCCGCGATCGCCGTCCTCGTCGACGTGACGAGCTGGCACCCCCACCCGGCGGCCGCCGCCGACCTCGCGGCGGCGCGGACCACACTGACTCGCGCCGGTTGGGCGGTCCTCGTCGCCCGGCAGGGCATGAGCCTCGCCTCGGTCTGGCCGCGGGTGACGGCGCTCGCGGGCCAGGGGGGATTCGCCGGCGTCGGCCGCGCGGACGAGGGCACGGGCGGTGGCCCGGCCGCGGCGACCCGGACCGCAGCGACCCGGAC
- the mraZ gene encoding division/cell wall cluster transcriptional repressor MraZ, translating into MFLGSHTPRLDDKGRLTLPAKFRDELEGGLVITKGQERCLYVFPMAEFTRISESLRTAPVTAKALRDYSRVFFSSAADDAPDRQGRITIPAPLRTYAGLTRDCVVNGANTRVEIWDAQRWQAYLESQEESFAELSEEVLPGVI; encoded by the coding sequence GTGTTTCTCGGCAGCCACACGCCGCGGCTGGATGACAAAGGGCGGCTGACCCTGCCCGCGAAGTTCCGCGACGAGTTGGAGGGGGGGCTTGTGATCACGAAGGGGCAGGAACGATGCCTGTACGTCTTCCCGATGGCGGAGTTCACCCGGATCAGCGAGTCCCTGCGCACCGCCCCGGTCACCGCGAAGGCACTGCGTGACTACAGCCGGGTGTTCTTCTCCTCGGCTGCCGACGACGCGCCGGACCGGCAGGGGCGCATCACCATTCCCGCCCCGCTGCGCACCTACGCGGGGCTGACGCGCGACTGCGTCGTCAACGGGGCGAACACCCGGGTCGAGATCTGGGACGCCCAGCGTTGGCAGGCCTACCTGGAAAGCCAGGAGGAGAGCTTTGCCGAGCTGTCCGAGGAGGTCCTGCCCGGAGTTATCTGA
- a CDS encoding AAA family ATPase, which yields MVTDPGLLHWRDPVADIGHLAEIADRVRARVETVIDGKSEAITTALVVLLSEGHLLIEDVPGVGKTMLAKALARSIDARVRRIQFTPDLLPSDVTGVSVYNQGTRDFEFRPGPVFANIVVGDEINRAEPKAQSALLECMEEHQVTVDGVTYRLESPFMVIATQNPVEMEGTRALPEAQRDRFTARISMGYPSPAAEMAMLDNHGNANPLTSITPVTDAAEIARLITLVRTVHVSPEVRHYIVDLVGGTRAHPEIALGASPRAALHLIRAARARAALDQRAFVLPDDVQEMAIPVMAHRLLLHPEIMLSGEPATEVATRVLTEVLHRIPIPRPGTARPARHGR from the coding sequence GTGGTGACCGACCCAGGTCTGCTCCACTGGCGTGACCCGGTGGCCGACATCGGCCACCTTGCCGAGATCGCCGACCGGGTGCGGGCGCGCGTCGAGACGGTCATCGACGGCAAGTCCGAGGCGATCACCACCGCACTGGTGGTCCTGCTCTCCGAGGGCCACCTGCTCATCGAGGACGTCCCCGGGGTGGGCAAGACCATGCTTGCCAAGGCCCTCGCCCGCTCCATCGACGCCCGGGTGCGGCGCATCCAGTTCACGCCCGACCTGCTGCCCAGCGACGTGACCGGCGTCAGCGTCTACAACCAGGGCACCCGGGACTTCGAGTTCCGCCCCGGCCCGGTGTTCGCCAACATCGTCGTCGGCGACGAGATCAACCGGGCCGAGCCCAAGGCGCAGTCCGCACTGCTGGAGTGCATGGAGGAGCACCAGGTCACCGTCGACGGGGTCACCTATCGGCTGGAGTCGCCGTTCATGGTCATCGCGACCCAGAACCCGGTGGAGATGGAGGGCACCCGGGCACTGCCCGAGGCGCAGCGGGACCGTTTCACCGCGCGCATCTCGATGGGCTACCCCTCCCCCGCCGCCGAGATGGCGATGCTCGACAACCACGGCAACGCCAATCCCCTGACCAGCATCACCCCGGTCACCGACGCCGCCGAGATCGCCCGACTGATCACCCTGGTACGCACCGTGCACGTGTCTCCCGAGGTGCGGCACTACATCGTCGACCTCGTCGGCGGGACCAGGGCGCATCCGGAGATCGCGCTCGGGGCGTCCCCCCGGGCGGCGCTGCACCTCATCCGGGCCGCGCGCGCCCGCGCCGCCCTGGACCAGCGCGCCTTCGTCCTGCCCGACGACGTGCAGGAGATGGCCATCCCGGTGATGGCGCACCGCCTGCTGCTGCACCCGGAGATCATGCTCTCCGGCGAGCCGGCCACCGAGGTCGCCACCCGCGTGCTGACCGAGGTCCTGCACCGGATCCCCATTCCCCGGCCCGGCACGGCACGCCCGGCCCGGCACGGCCGTTAG
- the mraY gene encoding phospho-N-acetylmuramoyl-pentapeptide-transferase, with the protein MRGVLIAAMVALVVSLLGTPWVIRFFRRQGYGQEIREDGPSSHLTKRGTPTMGGTVIIVATLVGYFLAHLVTGIGFTASGLLVLLVMTGLGIVGFLDDYIKIRKQRSLGLTARMKFTGQAAVALAFGLLAVRFKNHAGLLPGSTYISIVRDTSLTVGIIGFPLLAWIIIAATSNAVNLTDGLDGLAAGTSAMVFGAYVVISFWQFGNLCEPGDSPAGCYAVRDPLDVALVAAAAMGACFGFLWWNASPAKIFMGDTGSLALGGAFASIAIVSRTELLLVVLGGLFVIETLSVMIQVAFFKATKKRVFNMAPIHHHFELAEWPETTVIIRFWIVSGLAVAFGLGLFYAEFLSHGNG; encoded by the coding sequence GTGAGAGGCGTTCTTATCGCGGCCATGGTCGCGTTGGTCGTGTCGTTGCTCGGTACGCCCTGGGTGATCAGGTTCTTCCGCCGGCAGGGGTACGGGCAGGAGATCCGCGAGGACGGCCCGTCGAGCCACCTGACCAAACGCGGCACGCCCACCATGGGCGGCACCGTGATCATCGTGGCGACGCTGGTCGGCTACTTCCTCGCCCACCTGGTGACCGGGATCGGCTTCACCGCCTCCGGTCTGCTCGTCCTGCTGGTGATGACCGGACTCGGCATCGTCGGCTTCCTCGACGACTACATCAAGATCCGCAAGCAGCGCAGCCTCGGGCTCACCGCCCGGATGAAGTTCACCGGTCAGGCCGCGGTCGCGCTCGCGTTCGGGCTGCTCGCGGTCCGGTTCAAAAACCACGCCGGGCTGCTGCCGGGGTCGACGTACATCTCGATCGTGCGCGACACCTCCCTGACGGTCGGCATCATCGGCTTCCCCCTGCTGGCCTGGATCATCATCGCCGCGACGTCGAACGCGGTGAACCTCACCGACGGCCTCGACGGCCTCGCCGCCGGCACGTCGGCGATGGTCTTCGGCGCGTACGTGGTCATCTCGTTCTGGCAGTTCGGCAACCTGTGCGAGCCGGGGGACTCGCCCGCCGGCTGCTACGCGGTGCGCGACCCGTTGGACGTGGCGCTGGTCGCGGCGGCGGCGATGGGGGCCTGCTTCGGCTTCCTGTGGTGGAACGCCAGCCCGGCGAAGATCTTCATGGGGGACACCGGCTCGCTCGCCCTCGGCGGCGCGTTCGCCAGCATCGCCATCGTCAGCCGGACCGAGCTGCTGCTCGTCGTCCTCGGCGGCCTGTTCGTCATCGAGACCCTGTCGGTGATGATCCAGGTGGCGTTCTTCAAGGCCACGAAGAAACGTGTGTTCAACATGGCACCGATCCACCATCACTTCGAACTCGCCGAATGGCCCGAGACGACGGTGATCATCCGATTCTGGATCGTCTCCGGCCTCGCCGTGGCCTTCGGGCTCGGCCTGTTCTACGCCGAGTTCCTCTCCCACGGCAATGGCTAG
- the rsmH gene encoding 16S rRNA (cytosine(1402)-N(4))-methyltransferase RsmH has translation MHTPVLTDRVLELLAPALSRPGAVVVDATVGLGGHAAALLAAFPEVRVVGLDRDLDALAHSGERLRALAPERVRLVHAVYDEIGTVLAGLGSARVQGVLFDLGVSSLQLDTDARGFAYSRDAPLDMRMDATRGLTAAEVLNTYDAAALARILRDYGEERFARRIAESVVRARAVEPFTTSARLVDLVRDAIPAPARRTGGNPAKRTFQALRIEVNSELDVLARALPAAFDALAVGGRLVVLSYHSLEDRLVKRELRGYAETLVPPDMPVVPAGAEPRLRWLTRGAEPAGEVEKADNPRAASVRLRAAERTAPNPDRTQPTIGGAS, from the coding sequence ATGCACACGCCTGTGCTGACCGACCGCGTGCTGGAACTGTTGGCCCCCGCCCTGAGTAGGCCGGGGGCCGTGGTGGTGGACGCCACGGTGGGGCTCGGCGGACACGCCGCGGCCCTGCTCGCCGCCTTCCCCGAGGTCCGCGTCGTCGGTCTCGACCGCGATCTCGACGCCCTGGCGCACAGCGGCGAGCGGCTGCGCGCCCTCGCACCCGAGCGGGTGCGACTCGTCCACGCCGTCTACGACGAGATCGGCACGGTTCTCGCCGGCCTCGGCTCCGCGCGGGTCCAGGGCGTCCTGTTCGACCTCGGGGTCTCGTCCCTGCAGCTCGACACCGACGCGCGCGGGTTCGCCTACTCGCGGGACGCGCCGCTGGACATGCGGATGGACGCCACCCGCGGCCTGACGGCCGCCGAGGTCCTCAACACCTACGACGCCGCCGCGCTGGCACGGATCCTGCGGGACTACGGCGAGGAGCGGTTCGCCCGCCGCATCGCGGAGTCGGTCGTCCGGGCCCGTGCCGTCGAGCCGTTCACCACCTCCGCGCGGCTGGTCGACCTCGTCCGCGACGCCATCCCGGCGCCGGCGCGGCGCACCGGCGGCAACCCGGCCAAGCGCACCTTCCAGGCGCTGCGCATCGAGGTCAACTCCGAGCTGGATGTGCTCGCCCGGGCGTTGCCCGCCGCCTTCGACGCGCTGGCCGTCGGTGGCCGGCTCGTCGTGCTGTCCTACCACTCCCTCGAGGACCGACTGGTCAAGCGGGAGCTGCGCGGCTACGCGGAGACGCTGGTGCCGCCGGACATGCCCGTGGTGCCGGCCGGCGCCGAGCCGCGGCTGCGCTGGCTCACCCGTGGTGCCGAACCGGCCGGCGAGGTCGAGAAGGCCGACAACCCGCGGGCGGCGTCCGTGCGGCTGCGGGCCGCCGAACGCACGGCTCCGAACCCGGACCGTACCCAGCCCACCATCGGAGGTGCATCGTGA